One Glandiceps talaboti chromosome 2, keGlaTala1.1, whole genome shotgun sequence genomic region harbors:
- the LOC144444199 gene encoding uncharacterized protein LOC144444199 — protein sequence MTAYGLISMALAEDLNDPSPTMVNVPKSILTALEENKKSQQTIISDPTTKTDSDLNDPDAEINDNTEQEVDELIQDLLAKCDDELKTVEVTTDGVIIKDDLIQDGEKLQEYKANIKDNMSEMKSMTIQVQAKCDQLIEKVNQSMHKLISALEDRKAAMVEEIASAFRIQLDKLSLHKATLEEGLETTDELLQKVDNVKNLDESEFLDEAVDIKNRFILATNLVEILNEDHQAMKDTCMPLEFNMEVYINRKYKLRKLDLLRRSKKTMVDSITEQLDRKAKKDKENSTDESDSVLAAVGDTKKAMEMIASYCELEKLPPSYHLESQQGTSAVNNNVAFRQATNTAAQFPSHQIGVRNHMASAKSRPVILSQAYQTQTNRQQTQPSQQSASQRNIQYFMSPSQSQNLQVMRAGVINSQIAVPTGIIPARTQAPTMMSLQTIANYGQQKTNQMDPSSRRYVVLPVSSQVQYQQASAGISQTSKGKAPTSNVSVRSTYKPQYQYVSGAASSTYQLPTLSQHLIPNSNAQKDLMSNQAKKRKTPPISVIGKPPKKKLQQLKILSVKYKSDQDYQCRNRTREYNQLAYLYRTHQIKAFDVCFDECTAHPFIEVLNPKQIVYNKNREVVPCTCTPDTQTPFEGMSTSIFGSQPLPAEKCYWEILVRNCVFTIGVAFRQVARSHFLGYNAASWCVKYQPQAGMTFIHNCHQNPVSLYTPSITRLGVLLDREKGVLEFVNAEDKTTLVKVHTKFVSALYPVFGLGEGGSMSINAGFPYPSTILSKRKHVLYPQPSGGVPSRLPVQSPPVKQAPKFKPAITSAPVPTMLTSVVPKSLSAAVPSRVNVAVSQNPNSSVVAPTPVAVSSAIGSTVPSNTPNFSAVPVGIIPAGQLAVPVASGSTSANLV from the exons ATGACGGCTTATGGGCTGATATCCATGGCCTTGGCGGAAGATCTCAATGATCCTTCTCCGACCATGGTGAATGTTCCGAAATCAATACTGACGGCATTAgaggaaaataaaaaatcccAGCAGACGATCATCAGTGATCCGACAACAAAGACGGACAGTGACTTGAATGACCCAGATGCCGAAATTAATGACAACACGGAGCAAGAGGTTGATGAACTTATCCAAGATTTGTTGGCGAAATGTGATGATGAACTGAAAACTGTTGAAGTAACAACAGATGGCGTTATTATTAAG GATGACTTGATACAGGATGGTGAAAAGTTACAGGAATACAAAGCAAATATAAAGGACAACATGTCTGAAATGAAAAGTATGACGATTCAAGTTCAG GCAAAGTGTGATCAACTGATTGAGAAGGTAAACCAATCAATGCATAAACTAATCAGTGCTTTAGAAGATAGAAAAGCTGCAATGGTTGAAGAGATAGCTTCTGCCTTCAGGATTCAATTGGATAAACTAAGTCTTCATAAGGCTACATTAGAGGAAGGATTAGAAACAACAGATGAACTACTACAAAAAGTTGACAATGTCAAAAACTTGGATGAATCAGAATTTTTGGAT GAAGCTGTTGACATCAAGAACAGATTCATACTAGCCACCAATCTTGTGGAAATATTGAACGAAGACCATCAAGCAATGAAAGATACTTGCATGCCATTGGAATTTAACATGGAAGTATACATTAATAGAAAGTACAAACTACGGAAATTGGATTTACTGAGGAGAAGTAAGAAGACCATGGTAGATTCAATAACAGAGCAACTTGATAGAAAAG CCAAAAAGGACAAGGAGAATTCAACAGATGAATCGGATAGTGTTCTAGCTGCAGTTGGGGATACCAAAAAAGCCATGGAAATGATCGCTTCCTATTGTGAACTGGAAAAGCTGCCACCATCCTATCATCTTGAGTCACAGCAGGGTACATCAGCTGTCAATAACAATGTTGCATTTAGGCAAGCCACAAATACTGCAGCACAGTTTCCATCCCATCAAATAGGAGTAAGGAATCATATGGCCAGTGCAAAGTCTCGACCAGTAATTTTATCTCAGGCATaccaaacacaaacaaacagacagcaAACACAGCCATCACAGCAGTCAGCCTCTCAACGAAATATACAATACTTCATGTCACCTTCTCAGTCACAGAATTTGCAAGTCATGCGAGCAGGTGTGATCAATAGTCAAATTGCTGTTCCAACTGGAATTATACCAGCAAGGACCCAAGCTCCAACTATGATGAGCTTACAGACTATAGCAAATTATGGACAACAGAAAACAAACCAGATGGATCCATCTTCACGTAGATATGTAGTCTTGCCAGTGTCTTCACAAGTACAGTACCAGCAGGCCAGTGCTGGGATAAGTCAAACCAGTAAAGGAAAAGCTCCAACATCAAATGTAAGTGTTCGCTCAACTTACAAACCACAGTATCAATATGTTAGTGGAGCAGCTAGTTCCACCTATCAGCTTCCAACTCTCTCTCAGCATCTAATTCCGAATTCAAATGCTCAAAAGGACCTGATGAGTAACCAAGCTAAGAAGAGGAAAACACCACCAATATCTGTTATTGGAAAGCCACCAAAGAAGAAACTTCAACAATTAAAAATCTTGTCTGTGAAATATAAGAGTGACCAGGATTATCAATGTAGGAACAGAACTCGAGAATACAACCAACTTGCGTATCTCTACAGGACTCATCAAATAAAGG CTTTTGATGTGTGCTTTGATGAGTGTACAGCACATCCATTCATAGAAGTCCTCAATCCCAAGCAGATTGTATACAATAAAAATAGAGAAGTggtaccatgtacatgtacgccaGACACTCAAACTCCATTTGAG GGTATGTCAACCAGCATCTTTGGAAGTCAACCCTTACCAGCTGAAAAATGCTACTGGGAAATTCTTGTCAGGAATTGTGTTTTTACTATTGGTGTTGCATTTAGACAAGTAGCTCGCTCTCACTTCCTTGGTTATAATGCCGCATCGTGGTGTGTCAAATACCAGCCACAGGCAGGAATGACCTTCATCCATAATTGCCACCAGAATCCAGTTTCCCTGTATACACCTTCCATAACGAGGTTAGGTGTACTGCTTGACAGGGAGAAGGGAGTCTTGGAATTTGTGAATGCAGAGGACAAGACCACATTAGTGAAAGTCCACACTAAGTTTGTGTCGGCGTTGTACCCTGTGTTCGGTCTTGGAGAGGGAGGGTCTATGAGCATCAATGCAGGATTTCCATATCCAAGTACAATACTTAGTAAAAGAAAGCATGTGCTGTATCCACAGCCCAGTGGTGGTGTGCCATCAAGGCTACCCGTACAGTCACCACCAGTTAAACAGGCACCGAAATTTAAACCAGCCATTACCTCAGCACCTGTCCCAACCATGTTAACCAGTGTCGTTCCCAAATCTTTGTCTGCAGCTGTGCCCTCCCGAGTAAATGTGGCTGTATCTCAAAATCCTAACTCTTCAGTTGTTGCACCAACACCTGTTGCTGTGAGCAGTGCAATAGGGTCAACTGTACCTAGTAATACACCAAATTTTTCAGCTGTTCCTGTTGGTATCATACCAGCTGGTCAGTTAGCAGTTCCTGTAGCAAGTGGAAGCACATCAGCTAACCTTGTGTGA